The window GTCCCACGTGTGAACCCAGGTTGCCATCGGGATCATTGGTCTTTAAGGTGATCCTTGGGGTTGACGGCTGGCGCAGGAGGCTGGAGCGGGGAGGGCGACCGGCGCGTCGGGAATTGTCCCTGCCGATTCACCTTTGATCGGGCAAACTCCCGCATGTCCACAGCCACATCATCCCGGTCGAAAATCTCCCGTCCAAGGATGTGCTCCATGACATCCTCCATGGTGATCACACCCGCAGTCGCCCCAAATTCATCCACGACAACCAGCAATTGCTGGTGCTTCTTGAGCAGGACTTGAAGCGCGTTCTCGGCGGAGGCGGTCTCTGGAATGAAATGAACCTCCTGCATGAGGTGCTGCACTGTCAGAGGGTCCCTGTCCTCGGCCTTGGCCTTGAGAAGATCGCGCCGCCGCACAACGCCCACGACATCGTCGAGGCTGCGACCGTACACGGGCATCCGGCCAAAGGGTATGTTGGTGTAGGTGTTGAACACTTCGCCGATGGTCGCTGATTTCGGCAGGGCGGTGACCACCGTGCGGGGCGTCATGATGTCGGCCACGCGAACATCGCTGAGAGCCAGTGTGTTCGTGATGATGTCCGACTCGCTGGGTGTGAGCACGCCCTGTTGCGCACCGCGCTCGGCCAGCAGGATGATTTCCTCGTCGGGATTGTCCTGTTCCTGGCGCGGGCCGGTGAAGGCGCGAATCAGCCGGGAGCTGAGGAAATTGACGGGCCTCAGGATCCGGCAGGCCGTGTGCAGCGGATAGGCGAGCACGGGCTGAAGTTTTCGCCGGTAGCTGACACCGATGCTCTTTGGTAGAAATTCGGCGAATATGAGCACGGCGATGGTCAGAATGGCGGATATCGCCCCGAGCGCTGCGTCGCCATAAATGCGTGTGGCCAGTCCTCCGATGACGACGGAGCCCAGTGTATTCGCCAGTGTGTTGAGCGTCAGGATCGTCGACATGGTCTCCTCGAAACCATTCTTCAATCGCTCCAGACAGGCACCCCTGGCGGGCCTTTTCCGCTTGAGCACCCCAATGTCCGCACCGGTCGTGCTCAGCATCATGGCTTCCGCAAGCGAGCAGAGGAATGAGATGCCCACTGTCAGAACGATTGCGATGAAGAGACTGACCATGTTCCCAGTTTACGGGGGATTGCGAAGAGGCGAATAAAAAGTCCCGGTTCGTGCATCGGCAATGCCCGGTGGTGCGAGCCGGGCCGCCGGGTTTGCAGGAAATCGGACTGTCTGAAGTGCCAGCCGGTTGAGTGCGCCAATCAGTTGGATCTAGGTAGCAAGCGTTACGACTTCCTACCAACCCGCGCCCCTCCCGGCCTCTTGTCCACCCAAGCCGCCGGCATCAGACGTGAGCACATCCACGGTCTTTTTTCCAATCCTTCATCAACCCTGAACCCATCGACTCATGACCCCGAACCCGTTTCTTCAAATGTCTCACGGCCGCCTGGCCTTTTCCTGTCTGGCAATCGCATGCGCGGCCGGGCTGTCCGCACAGCAGGTCGATGATCCTGCGAAGCTCAAACCTGATGCGGCCGAGTCCGAGCAGGTGATCAAGCTCTCGCCCTTCACGGTATCGACGGAGAAGGATTCGGGATATTTCGCCGCGAACACGCTGGCCGGCAGCCGCATGAACACGAATCTGGCGGACCTGGGAGCTTCGGTTTCCGTGGTCACCAAGCAGCAGTTCGAGGACACGGCCTCCACGGACATCAATGACATCTTTCGCTACGAGGTGAACACGGAAGGCTCGCTGACCTATACGCCGGGTACGCAGAGCATGCGCAATGACGGCGTGCTGGACGTCAACGCCGGTGGCACCCAAGGCAACAATATCACGCCCTACACCAATGCCGGTGCCAATCGCGTGCGCGGGCTCGGGGCGCCCAGCTCAGCGCTCAACTACTTTCCCGCCATCGGCGCGGTGCCGTTTGACTCCTACAATACCCAGACCGTCGAAATCAGCCGTGGACCAAACTCGATGCTCTTCGGACTCGGCAGCCCCGCGGGCATTGTCAACCAAAGCACGGCGCAGGCCAGGCTGGGCAGGCGGTCCGCGCAGGTGTCGGTGCGCACTGACCAGTACGGATCGTTCCGGACCGCAATCAATTTCAACGAAGGACTCATCTCCAACAAGCTCGCCATCTATGGTGCCGCGGTTTTCGACAACAGGAAATTTGATCGCGAGCCATCCTACGACAATACGAAGCGCTACTACGGCGCCCTGACGTTCAAGCCCTTCAGCAAGACCACGCTCAAGGTGAATGTGGAGAAGTATGACAACGACAACCGCCGGCCGAATACGCTGACTCCGCGGGATTTTGTTACCGAATGGAATCTTGCGGGCCGCCCGTACTATGACCCCACAACGAAGAAGGTCTACAGTCTCAATACGCGGGCGGAGCTCAGCATGCTGGTGAACGACGCAGCGTCCCCCTTTGCGAATTCACTGCGCTCGTTCATTGAATCGCGGCCGGGCTTCGACCCCACCAAGTGGAATGCGGCAAAAACGCAGTACAATGGGATCAACATTTTCGGCAATGCGCGTTGGGCCATCCCGGCAAACTGGGTGGCGGGCACGCCGTCGCCCAACATTCTTTTTGTGCCTGGAATCGGCGAAGTGAATCAGGCTCGCAGCATCATGCAGATCGCGGATGGCCAGCTTGTAAACTGGTTCCAGCCCACGTACCAATACCGGTATCTTCCCGGATTCGGCACGTCCACGAATCCCGCGGCAAATCCCGCGGTCTACCCGACTGTGGCGGCAATCAATGCCAGTTCCACCTGGGCAGACATCTATAATCGCACCTTCACTTCGTCGGCGGCCTGGACGGGCGCGGGCAATGGCATTGCTGCCGGCAGCTATCGCTACCCGGGCGTGACGGATTCATCGATCTACAACTGGCGCGACATCAACATCAATTCGATGAATTTCGGCAGCGCCAAGAACACGAATTTCAACGTGGAGTTCGAGCAGGATCTCCCGGGAAACCTCTTCTTCAGCGCAGGCTGGCTGCGGCAGGACTACTCGCAGCGTGTCAACTACACGGTGGCCCAGCTCAATGTCGCCACGCTTTTCATCGACACCAACCTGAAGCTTCCCGACGGCACCAACAACCCCTATTTCGGCAAACCCTATCTCGAGGACCAGGATCCCGACAGCTATGTGAACGAAGAGGTGGACGACCATTACCGCGCCATGCTCGCGTGGACGCCCGACTTCACGGTGAAGGATGGATGGGTGAGGTGGCTGGGACGGCATCAGGTCCTGGGTCTGGCGTCGAGGGACGACTATCTCACCACTACCCTCCGCCAGCGCCTCCACTACGTGAGCGCTGCGAACGACGCAGGACGTTTCAGATATCTGCGGAATCCCAACAACAATGCCGATGGATCGCCAACCGGCTACAATCGGAACACGACCTCTCTGCGCCGCATCTACTACCTCGCCACTCCGGGCTCTCCTGATGGCGTCGTGACACGGGCTGCAGGCTCATGGGATTACATGACCTATGCGGGAGACATTCGGGCGTACAACTACGACACATCCAGTTTCATCCCGGTGGGAGTGACGACGGAGTTCATCGACTTCGATGCAAGTACCGGACGAAATCACAGGCTGGTGGACTCGATCAGCGCTGGCATTACGAGTCACTTCTGGGATGACCGGCTCATCACCACCTTCGGAGTCCGGAAGGACAAGTACAAGGCACGAGTCACGAACACCGGCACCAGTGCCGTTCTTGATCCGGCTGGTAATATTGTCGCCCCGGCGATCACGAATGCGCAGAAATGGGTGAACGGCGAATTTCAGCGCGACTTCCTCTTCAATCGTTGGGGGCCTTACAACAAGGTTGAGGGCACCACACGAACGATGGGCGGGGTCCTCCGTCCGTTCCAAGGTTGGGGAGCGATCGAGAACAGGGCCGACAATGGATCGCGGGTCTGGCAGTTCGTCCGCAATCTGGGGTTCAGTTACAACCAATCCGACAACTTCAATCCGCCATCGGCAGCATTGGGCGACTTTTACGGAAATCCGCTGCCCAAGCCCACCGGTGAAGGCAAGGATTACGGCATTCAATTCACCCTGTTTGAAAACAAGCTCTTTGGTCGGATAACCTGGTTCGAGGCTTCCAACCTCAACGAGAATCTGGCCGCGCCCGTGGTGTTTGGTCGCCTGTCAAACAACGTCGATCAAACCATCTTCCGCAACTGGGCTCGCACAATCTCATTGATCAACATGGGCAGGGATCCGACAGCGGATGGATTCGGGGACAATCTCAGTGCGACCGAGGAGGATGCCGTCCAAGCCGCTGCGGAACAGATCTGGAAGCTGCCCTACGAGTACTACAGCTCGCTCCCCTATTCAATGGGCGCGACGCGCAATGCCGAGGCCAAGGGTATCGAGGCGGAGATCAACTACAATCCGACGCGCAACTGGACGATGAAGTTCACCTTCGGCAAACAGGACACGAAGTACGCAAGCGTGCTCAAGGAGTTTCTGCCTTGGGAGGCGGAACGCATGGCAGTTTGGACAACGGCCAAAGCCAGCACCTACCTCAAGCCGGAGTACCAGCGTTTTGCCACGTACACCACGTCCGGCGGACGTGCCGTCAATCTCACCAACTTCTGGAGTTCCTACGGCTATCAAAGCTCAGTGTTTCCCGACACGGCAAACAGCTACGCCAATCCCGAGGCCTACTACGCTGCGATTGTGATGCCGCAGCTTGCCCTTGACCGCGATCTTCAGGGGCAGTCGGTTCAGGGGCAGCGAAAGTATCGCTGGTCCCTGCTGAGCAGTTACAATTTCACCGCGGGCAAGCTGAAGGGTTTCACCGTCGGTGGCAGCCAGCGTTGGGAGGACAAGGCCGTCATTGGCTATCGTGGAAAGGCCAGTGGCATCAATCTGTACAATGGAAAGCCGGTGATGGATATCGCGGACGTCTCGCAGCCGATCTACGACGATGGCAACACCTACACGGATCTGTGGATCGCCTACCGGCGAAAAATTCTTGATGATCAGGTGGGAATGAAGATCCAGCTCAATGTCTCCAACGTCTTTGAGGGCGGGCGGCTTCGTCCTGTCGGTGTCAATTACGACGGA of the Opitutaceae bacterium genome contains:
- a CDS encoding HlyC/CorC family transporter; protein product: MVSLFIAIVLTVGISFLCSLAEAMMLSTTGADIGVLKRKRPARGACLERLKNGFEETMSTILTLNTLANTLGSVVIGGLATRIYGDAALGAISAILTIAVLIFAEFLPKSIGVSYRRKLQPVLAYPLHTACRILRPVNFLSSRLIRAFTGPRQEQDNPDEEIILLAERGAQQGVLTPSESDIITNTLALSDVRVADIMTPRTVVTALPKSATIGEVFNTYTNIPFGRMPVYGRSLDDVVGVVRRRDLLKAKAEDRDPLTVQHLMQEVHFIPETASAENALQVLLKKHQQLLVVVDEFGATAGVITMEDVMEHILGREIFDRDDVAVDMREFARSKVNRQGQFPTRRSPSPLQPPAPAVNPKDHLKDQ
- a CDS encoding TonB-dependent receptor plug domain-containing protein, giving the protein MTPNPFLQMSHGRLAFSCLAIACAAGLSAQQVDDPAKLKPDAAESEQVIKLSPFTVSTEKDSGYFAANTLAGSRMNTNLADLGASVSVVTKQQFEDTASTDINDIFRYEVNTEGSLTYTPGTQSMRNDGVLDVNAGGTQGNNITPYTNAGANRVRGLGAPSSALNYFPAIGAVPFDSYNTQTVEISRGPNSMLFGLGSPAGIVNQSTAQARLGRRSAQVSVRTDQYGSFRTAINFNEGLISNKLAIYGAAVFDNRKFDREPSYDNTKRYYGALTFKPFSKTTLKVNVEKYDNDNRRPNTLTPRDFVTEWNLAGRPYYDPTTKKVYSLNTRAELSMLVNDAASPFANSLRSFIESRPGFDPTKWNAAKTQYNGINIFGNARWAIPANWVAGTPSPNILFVPGIGEVNQARSIMQIADGQLVNWFQPTYQYRYLPGFGTSTNPAANPAVYPTVAAINASSTWADIYNRTFTSSAAWTGAGNGIAAGSYRYPGVTDSSIYNWRDININSMNFGSAKNTNFNVEFEQDLPGNLFFSAGWLRQDYSQRVNYTVAQLNVATLFIDTNLKLPDGTNNPYFGKPYLEDQDPDSYVNEEVDDHYRAMLAWTPDFTVKDGWVRWLGRHQVLGLASRDDYLTTTLRQRLHYVSAANDAGRFRYLRNPNNNADGSPTGYNRNTTSLRRIYYLATPGSPDGVVTRAAGSWDYMTYAGDIRAYNYDTSSFIPVGVTTEFIDFDASTGRNHRLVDSISAGITSHFWDDRLITTFGVRKDKYKARVTNTGTSAVLDPAGNIVAPAITNAQKWVNGEFQRDFLFNRWGPYNKVEGTTRTMGGVLRPFQGWGAIENRADNGSRVWQFVRNLGFSYNQSDNFNPPSAALGDFYGNPLPKPTGEGKDYGIQFTLFENKLFGRITWFEASNLNENLAAPVVFGRLSNNVDQTIFRNWARTISLINMGRDPTADGFGDNLSATEEDAVQAAAEQIWKLPYEYYSSLPYSMGATRNAEAKGIEAEINYNPTRNWTMKFTFGKQDTKYASVLKEFLPWEAERMAVWTTAKASTYLKPEYQRFATYTTSGGRAVNLTNFWSSYGYQSSVFPDTANSYANPEAYYAAIVMPQLALDRDLQGQSVQGQRKYRWSLLSSYNFTAGKLKGFTVGGSQRWEDKAVIGYRGKASGINLYNGKPVMDIADVSQPIYDDGNTYTDLWIAYRRKILDDQVGMKIQLNVSNVFEGGRLRPVGVNYDGSPYAFRIIDPRQFVLTATFDF